From Mauremys mutica isolate MM-2020 ecotype Southern chromosome 17, ASM2049712v1, whole genome shotgun sequence, one genomic window encodes:
- the TUFT1 gene encoding tuftelin isoform X3 gives MSAVRSLCTLAEVRPDGENPDSVKVLRLTLQNDLPGERRDQVKQKPVGRAFAMVANRSSNGHSLASECIKSSDGHEEIIKVYLKARAEDKVKHEQNVSQLKSEVRYIQEARSSMKKLREDISSKLESRQGAKTNLQCAKVMFEKQNGICKPSGYCHRNSLEDQEEDYSGEDTEKIRETAKRLFTKLQEAEKRHQSDKTAFEMTTSQYQKEIEQTSAALKKAEDGMREKEVKLEEVQRLMSGMEKEHQSLLLKMKEGEAELEKLRSLQNDQLAEQDRSAKLEKEVATLREKIHHLDDMLKSQQRKVRQMIEQLQNSKTVIHAKDVIIQELKERVAYLEAENLEMHDRIEHLIERQTNPGSHSTRARSKSESVSSKRVAKPLGPKPLPLIRVLET, from the exons GACAGCGTGAAAGTGCTACGGCTGACGTTGCAGAATGACCTTCCAGGCGAGCGACGTGATCAGGTGAAACAAAAG CCTGTTGGAAGGGCCTTTGCTATGGTGGCCAACAGATCAAGTAATGGCCATTCACTGGCTTCAGAATGCATCAAATCCAGTGACGGTCACGAGGAGATCATCAAG GTTTACTTAAAAGCAAGGGCTGAGGACAAGGTGAAGCATGAACAGAATGTCAGTCAGCTGAAAAGTGAAGTTCGTTACATTCAAGAG GCTAGAAGTTCTATGAAGAAGCTGCGGGAAGATATAAGTAGTAAACTTGAGAGCAGACAAGGAGCTAAGACTAATCTGCAATGTGCAAAG gtaaTGTTCGAAAAACAGAATGGAATCTGCAAGCCATCAGGGTATTGCCATAGGAACTCCTTGGAAGATCAG GAGGAGGATTATTCAGGAGAAGACACAGAAAAAATTCGTGAGACAGCAAAGAGATTGTTCACGAAACTGCAGGAGGCTGAGAAGCGGCATCAGTCAGACAAGACCGCTTTTGAG ATGACAACCTCTCAATACCAGAAGGAAATAGAGCAAACCAGTGCAGCTCTGAAGAAGGCTGAGGATGGCATGAGAGAGAAGGAAGTGAAGCTGGAGGAAGTTCAGAGGCTCATGTCAGGGATGGAGAAG GAACATCAGAGTTTGCTGCTGAAGATGAAAGAAGGTGAAGCAGAGCTGGAGAAACTGAGAAGCCTGCAAAATGACCAGCTCGCCGAACAGGATAG GTCGGCCAAACTGGAGAAGGAAGTGGCTACCTTGCGGGAGAAGATACACCATCTCGATGACATGCTGAAGAGTCAGCAGCGCAAAGTCCGGCAGATGATTGAGCAG CTTCAGAATTCCAAAACAGTGATTCATGCGAAGGATGTAATTATTCAGGAACTCAAAGAGAGAGTTGCCTACTTGGAAGCAGAG AATCTGGAGATGCACGATCGTATTGAGCACCTGATTGAGAGGCAAACCAACCCTGGCAGTCATAGCACCAGAGCTCGCTCAAAATCTGAGTCCGTGAGCAG TAAAAGGGTGGCGAAGCCCCTTGGACCCAAGCCCCTCCCTCTCATCAGAGTGCTGGAAACATGA